The following are encoded together in the bacterium genome:
- the egtC gene encoding ergothioneine biosynthesis protein EgtC, whose amino-acid sequence MCRLVLYKGPAISLGHLLHTPKHSIIKQSYEAREMLRGTTNEDGFGLAWYAPHWSDEPAVYRSIQPISNDVNMHTMAGKISSDIILAHVRGASEGMPVAITNTHPFGWQRYAFMHNGAVDEFRSRFFPELFNDIHPSLWPHIKGNTDSEHVFGLWLSYLGLDKNASLHEQVSALRRTFQRLETIAQTQNLDIVLNIGISDGQNIIAARFHYGSRKATLYYNDHLTLFPDAVMIASEAQTDDAGWKPVPERSILTITSNNILHIEAF is encoded by the coding sequence ATGTGCCGATTAGTTTTATACAAAGGCCCGGCAATATCGCTAGGTCACCTGCTTCACACACCGAAGCATTCAATCATCAAACAAAGTTATGAAGCGCGGGAGATGCTGCGCGGAACAACCAACGAAGACGGATTCGGACTGGCGTGGTATGCGCCGCATTGGTCCGACGAACCCGCCGTTTATCGCAGTATCCAACCGATCAGCAATGATGTCAACATGCATACGATGGCCGGCAAAATAAGTTCGGACATCATTTTGGCGCATGTACGCGGCGCTTCCGAAGGTATGCCCGTCGCGATCACCAATACGCATCCTTTTGGTTGGCAACGTTATGCTTTTATGCACAACGGCGCCGTGGATGAATTTCGCTCACGGTTTTTTCCGGAATTATTCAACGATATTCATCCTTCGCTTTGGCCGCACATCAAAGGCAATACCGATTCCGAACATGTTTTCGGATTATGGTTAAGTTACCTTGGTTTAGATAAGAATGCGTCGTTGCATGAACAAGTATCGGCGCTTCGTCGCACATTTCAGCGATTGGAAACCATCGCACAAACACAAAACTTAGACATCGTATTGAATATCGGAATTTCCGACGGACAGAACATCATTGCCGCACGGTTTCATTACGGAAGCCGCAAAGCTACATTGTATTACAATGACCATCTCACGTTATTTCCCGATGCTGTGATGATCGCATCCGAGGCGCAAACCGATGATGCAGGATGGAAACCCGTACCCGAACGCAGTATCCTCACAATTACTTCAAATAACATCCTTCACATTGAAGCATTTTAA
- a CDS encoding SPFH domain-containing protein encodes MMCLAFAGFILFLIIMSAFFVVKQQTVAVIERFGKFTRMAESGLRFKIPMVDRIAARVNMRVQQLDVVVETKTQDDVFVHLKVSVQFFVIPEKVYEAYYKLSNVHQQVTSFVFDLVRARVPKLKLDDLFEKKDEIADAVRHELSDTMEDFGYAVLKALVTDIDPDAKVKEAMNEINAATRMRMAAAEKGEADRILKVKAAEAEAQSKALQGKGIADQRKAIIEGLRDSVEQFQQAVEGSSAKDVMMLVLMTQYFDTLQNLGEHSHTNTILMPHSPGGLNAIADQIRDAMITAGEANKKQPAKPQ; translated from the coding sequence ATGATGTGTTTGGCGTTTGCAGGGTTTATCCTGTTTCTGATTATCATGAGCGCTTTTTTTGTGGTCAAGCAACAAACCGTTGCCGTGATCGAGCGTTTCGGAAAATTTACACGGATGGCCGAGTCGGGTTTACGTTTTAAAATTCCGATGGTGGATCGTATCGCCGCACGGGTCAATATGCGCGTGCAGCAACTCGACGTCGTTGTGGAAACCAAAACACAGGATGACGTATTCGTACATCTCAAAGTATCCGTTCAGTTTTTTGTGATACCGGAAAAAGTGTACGAAGCCTATTACAAGTTATCCAATGTGCATCAGCAAGTAACTTCGTTCGTATTTGATCTTGTGCGTGCGCGTGTGCCCAAGCTCAAACTGGATGATTTGTTTGAGAAAAAAGACGAGATCGCGGATGCCGTGCGTCATGAGCTTAGCGATACGATGGAAGATTTCGGATATGCCGTACTCAAAGCGCTGGTCACCGACATTGATCCCGATGCCAAAGTGAAAGAAGCGATGAATGAAATCAATGCGGCAACGCGTATGCGTATGGCCGCGGCCGAAAAAGGCGAAGCCGATCGTATTCTCAAGGTCAAAGCGGCCGAGGCCGAAGCGCAGAGTAAAGCACTTCAGGGGAAAGGTATCGCCGATCAACGTAAAGCCATCATCGAAGGATTGCGCGATTCCGTCGAACAATTTCAGCAGGCGGTCGAAGGTTCTTCCGCCAAAGACGTAATGATGCTTGTTTTGATGACGCAGTATTTTGATACGTTGCAAAATCTGGGTGAACATTCACATACCAATACAATTCTGATGCCCCATTCCCCGGGCGGACTCAATGCGATAGCTGATCAGATTCGCGATGCGATGATCACGGCCGGAGAGGCAAATAAAAAACAGCCGGCCAAACCGCAATAA
- a CDS encoding NAD(P)H-dependent oxidoreductase: protein MHIVLFLGSLRKDSFNRKLLNNVLPMLEGHTTDVVDLKETVLPVFDGDLDGDKTPPETQRLAERVKRADAVIFVSPEYNYNIPGGLKNAVDWVSRSKERPLHDKPVMLTGATQGPFGCVRLFIAMRQMLVFFNAFVIPRQVGIPSAAKAFDEQGKLIDPKQIEMLQAAVHELLHVTQALSKK from the coding sequence ATGCATATTGTACTTTTTCTCGGCAGTCTCCGCAAAGATTCGTTCAACCGAAAACTATTGAATAATGTTTTGCCGATGCTTGAAGGGCACACAACGGATGTGGTGGATTTGAAAGAAACCGTGCTTCCGGTATTTGACGGTGATCTGGACGGTGATAAAACGCCTCCGGAAACGCAACGCCTTGCCGAACGTGTAAAACGTGCCGATGCGGTTATTTTTGTTTCACCGGAATATAACTATAACATACCGGGCGGTTTGAAAAACGCTGTGGATTGGGTTTCGCGAAGCAAAGAGCGTCCGTTGCATGATAAACCCGTCATGCTCACCGGTGCGACACAAGGGCCGTTCGGGTGTGTACGTTTATTTATTGCCATGCGGCAGATGCTCGTATTTTTTAACGCGTTCGTTATTCCGCGTCAGGTAGGTATTCCGTCGGCCGCCAAAGCGTTTGATGAACAAGGGAAACTCATCGATCCTAAACAGATCGAAATGCTGCAAGCCGCAGTCCATGAATTATTACATGTGACACAGGCCTTAAGCAAAAAATAG
- the speB gene encoding agmatinase yields the protein MNAFPVFPSAGRIGLLGVAFDQNSSYQRGAAGAPQRIRNAFFCDSSNLWSENEMNLGAEGIFTDMGDITPEPSQLLAETERAAGQLYESGLKVIAFGGDHSVTFPLVKAAAKTHRNLSILHFDAHPDLYEDFEGNPHSHASPFARIMESGLAKRLVQVGIRTINGHQRAQAQRFGVEVLTMQRWRDIFDVRWDSPLYISFDMDCLDPAFAPGISHREPGGLSTREVLSIIQSLNADIIGADIVEYNPEMDSHGMTDMVAAKVFKEIAAIML from the coding sequence ATGAACGCTTTTCCCGTATTTCCGTCAGCCGGACGCATCGGTTTATTAGGCGTGGCATTTGATCAAAACTCATCCTACCAACGTGGCGCAGCGGGCGCTCCGCAGCGGATCCGCAACGCATTCTTTTGCGATTCCTCCAATCTTTGGAGTGAAAATGAAATGAATCTTGGTGCCGAAGGCATTTTTACGGATATGGGAGATATAACGCCGGAGCCGTCGCAATTGCTTGCGGAGACGGAACGTGCAGCCGGTCAACTTTATGAATCCGGTTTGAAGGTCATTGCCTTTGGCGGCGATCATTCCGTGACTTTTCCGCTGGTCAAAGCGGCAGCGAAAACGCATCGTAATCTCAGCATTCTTCACTTTGATGCACATCCTGATTTGTATGAGGACTTCGAGGGCAACCCGCATTCGCACGCCAGTCCCTTTGCACGAATCATGGAGTCGGGTTTGGCGAAGCGTCTGGTGCAGGTTGGAATTCGCACCATCAATGGACATCAACGTGCGCAAGCACAGCGTTTTGGTGTGGAGGTTCTTACGATGCAACGCTGGCGTGATATTTTTGATGTACGATGGGATTCTCCTCTTTATATTAGTTTTGATATGGATTGCCTTGATCCTGCTTTTGCTCCGGGTATATCTCATCGCGAACCCGGAGGGCTTTCCACGCGGGAAGTGTTAAGTATCATCCAATCACTTAATGCCGATATCATCGGCGCCGACATTGTCGAATACAACCCGGAAATGGATTCCCATGGCATGACAGATATGGTAGCGGCAAAAGTATTTAAGGAAATAGCTGCGATCATGCTGTAG
- a CDS encoding dihydrodipicolinate synthase family protein: protein MHSTWQGIFPATTTKFKPDFSVDYAAIEKHTTWMLEAGIHGLVVLGSLGENLTLTEDEKLAILKTACNVCAGKIPVIATVMETSTAKACAFAEKAARAGAQGFMVLPGVPYPSDARETIAHYRTIAKATDIPIMIYNNPVAYKVDITPEMFAEMADEPHFVAIKESSDNIRRVTDIYNRVGNRYRIFCGVDDLAMEALTLGADGWLAGLVVAFPHETVAIYNLVREGKMQQALEIYRWFMPLLHLDVNTKFVQNIKLTEQLVGVGSEIVRAPRLPLIGDERARVEHIVREALAKRPKL from the coding sequence ATGCATTCCACATGGCAAGGAATATTTCCTGCAACGACAACTAAATTTAAACCCGACTTCAGCGTAGATTATGCGGCGATCGAAAAGCATACGACGTGGATGCTGGAAGCCGGAATTCACGGCCTCGTTGTTCTGGGTTCTCTTGGAGAAAACCTCACCCTCACCGAAGACGAAAAACTCGCCATACTCAAAACGGCATGCAACGTTTGCGCCGGAAAAATCCCGGTCATTGCAACCGTGATGGAAACTTCCACGGCCAAGGCTTGTGCTTTTGCAGAAAAAGCTGCACGCGCCGGAGCACAGGGATTCATGGTATTGCCCGGCGTTCCGTATCCGTCCGATGCCCGCGAAACGATCGCACATTACCGCACGATCGCCAAAGCAACCGACATCCCGATCATGATCTACAATAATCCGGTGGCTTATAAAGTAGACATTACACCGGAAATGTTTGCGGAAATGGCGGACGAACCCCATTTTGTAGCGATCAAAGAATCGTCCGATAATATTAGACGCGTGACGGATATCTATAATCGCGTAGGAAACCGTTATCGGATTTTTTGCGGCGTGGATGATTTGGCTATGGAAGCGCTCACTCTTGGCGCGGACGGATGGTTGGCCGGGTTGGTAGTAGCTTTCCCGCATGAAACGGTAGCAATCTACAATCTCGTGCGCGAAGGTAAAATGCAACAAGCGCTCGAAATCTACCGATGGTTCATGCCGCTGCTGCATCTGGACGTAAACACCAAATTTGTCCAAAACATCAAACTGACGGAACAATTGGTCGGTGTCGGTTCGGAGATCGTTCGTGCACCACGATTGCCTTTGATCGGAGATGAGCGTGCGCGCGTCGAACATATCGTCCGGGAAGCTTTAGCCAAGCGTCCGAAGCTCTGA
- a CDS encoding class I SAM-dependent methyltransferase yields the protein MLAELATEIIPRSNTLSIQRVLPHVLCPECRSASFKMYADGSTELSVLTHGVIVCQSCHHCIRFEDGILEVLKEKPDHLSPAQHSNFFLPVAAGYQKCWRTWCMHMMCGTSFPNEKEATLLISSLQLSSLPSSGIILDLGTSHGFYAVAIAQALERMQSDALVLAIDISKPMLQRAVQRAEEAGVLHRIIFILGDAEALPLADSTVCRVVSGGSLNEFTRPDVAMSEAARTTQTDALFFNMFLHRTSWTAPLLSLIATLSGLHFHTAGTYNALFEKTGWRMDLAETHGIVTFARLKK from the coding sequence ATGCTTGCTGAACTGGCTACCGAAATCATTCCCCGCTCCAATACTTTATCTATACAGCGAGTACTTCCGCATGTATTGTGCCCCGAGTGCCGATCCGCATCATTCAAAATGTATGCTGACGGATCTACGGAATTATCGGTGCTGACGCACGGCGTGATCGTTTGCCAATCCTGCCATCATTGTATTCGTTTTGAAGACGGTATCCTCGAAGTGCTCAAAGAAAAACCGGATCATCTTTCGCCCGCACAACATAGTAATTTTTTTCTCCCGGTGGCCGCCGGTTATCAAAAATGCTGGCGTACGTGGTGTATGCACATGATGTGCGGTACGTCGTTCCCCAACGAAAAAGAAGCCACGCTTCTGATCTCATCGCTCCAACTTTCGTCGTTACCTTCGTCGGGCATAATCCTGGATCTCGGCACCAGCCATGGTTTCTACGCGGTTGCGATCGCTCAAGCGCTCGAACGCATGCAAAGTGATGCCCTTGTACTGGCGATAGATATTTCCAAACCCATGTTGCAGCGTGCTGTTCAGAGAGCCGAAGAGGCCGGCGTTTTACATCGCATAATTTTTATTTTAGGTGATGCCGAAGCGTTACCTTTGGCGGATTCGACGGTTTGTCGCGTAGTAAGCGGCGGTTCGCTCAATGAATTTACCCGGCCCGATGTCGCCATGAGCGAAGCCGCGCGAACAACACAAACCGATGCACTTTTTTTTAATATGTTCCTTCATCGCACATCATGGACGGCGCCGCTTTTATCCTTGATCGCCACACTTTCCGGTTTGCATTTTCATACGGCCGGCACGTACAATGCCCTTTTCGAAAAAACCGGATGGCGTATGGATTTGGCAGAGACGCACGGCATTGTAACTTTTGCACGTCTGAAAAAATAG